Within Nodosilinea sp. FACHB-141, the genomic segment GCCTCGTCGGTTGAGTAGCGGTTGTGCTTGTCGATCCAGCGGCTGAGCCCTTTGCTACAGGTGTAGTGGGGGTAGGTGGCCTGCAAAAAGCCGGTGGGGCCATCTACAATCTCGCGCTCGGTGTGACCATAGTCGTCGAACCAGACTTTGCCCCGCTGCAGCAGCCGCAGCTGATAGCGCGGAAACTGGGTGCTGCGGCGAATCCAGCTACCCATAAACATGACCCGCTCGGCCACGTAGTAGCTAGCTTTATCGCCGTTGGCAATCACATCCAAACATTCGGCAAACAGCTCTGGCGTCATGCGCTCGTCGGCTTCGAGAATGTAGGCCCAATCGTAGCGGTAGGGTACGTGCTCCAGCATCCAGGTACGCTGCTGGCCGTGGCTAGCGAAGGGATGTTCGATGAAGCGCACGGGATATTGGGTGGCAATGGCTTGGGTGCGATCGCTGCTACACGAGTCCACCACAATTACATCGTCGGACAGCAGGGCCGACTCAATACAAGCGGCAATATCCCGCTCCTCATTGTGGGTCAGTATAAAAATTGAGAACATAGTCGCGGCACATCCCAACGCTAGACAGGAAATCCTCTCTGGTTTAGAGAACCCATTTTGGCTTCCAAACTGAAATTTACCCGGCAACTATATAGCCAGCCATAGTTCTGAAATATCTTTACTCCCTCGTTATTGCCATCCAACAAAAAGGGGCAGCCACTGGCTGCCCCGGGGGGTCACTAATAGGTTTCAAACAGTAGGCTGTAGCGCTTAGTCGATGGCTTTTTTCATCGCATCCTTCACATCTTCTTTAGCGTGGGTAGCTTGGGCTTCGGCCTGCTTGGCATGCCCCTCGGCCTTGCTCCTGGTATCGCCCGTAATTTCACCCGCAGCCGCCTGCACTTTGCCCTCAATATTTTGAGCAGTGGCCTTGACGCGATCTTCAATAGACATAGGGTTAATTTCCTTGAACGAAAATCTTCCCCTACTTTAGAGTTAAGCCCAATGGTATACATCCCCAGAAAGTAGCAAGCGGGCTCTACATTTCGACAGAGACTTAGGTGGGGATATCCGTCTTAAGGACGGCGTAGAACCCAGCTCAATCCCGCGTTACACTGTTAAAAACGCGTATTTGGGCGTCTTCGGTCTATGAGTTTAGAGATTAAAGCCGTGCAGGCACCGTATGGCGATGCGACGTACCGTACGCCGCCCCCAGATCTGCCCTCCTTGCTGCTCAAGGAGCGGATTGTGTATCTGGGCCTGCCCCTGTTTTCAGGGGATGACATCAAACAGCAGGTGGGTATTGACGTTACTGAGCTGATCATTGCTCAGCTGCTCTTCTTGCAGTTTGATGACCCCGACAAGCCCATCTTTTTCTACATCAACTCTACCGGCACCTCCTGGCACGACGGCAACATGATTGGCTACGACACCGAAGCCTTTGCCATCTGCGACACCATGAACTACATCAAGCCCCCAGTGCACACCATCTGCATTGGTCAGGCCATGGGGTCAGCGGCAGTGATTTTGGCGGCGGGCACTAAGGGCTATCGGGCTAGTCTGCCCCACGCTCGCATTGTGCTCAACCAGCCTCGCAGCGGTGCCCAGGGCCAAGCTACCGACATCGAAATTCGGGCTAAAGAAGTGCTCGACAACAAGCGCTCCATGATGAGCATTCTGGCTAAGAGCACCGGCAAAACCCTAGAGCAGGTGCTGCGCGATTCCGATCGCATGTTCTACATGAACCCAGAAGAAGCCAAGGAATACGGCATCATCGACCGGGTGCTGTCTAGCCGCAAAGAATTACCGGTGCCCGCCGGGGCAGGGCTTTAGGTCTAGGTATCAGGTTTGAGAGGCGATGGCGCAGCCTCCCCGGAGGAGAATCGTCCCTCAAGGTCGGTCTTTAACCATCCCACGTCCG encodes:
- a CDS encoding glycosyltransferase family 2 protein translates to MFSIFILTHNEERDIAACIESALLSDDVIVVDSCSSDRTQAIATQYPVRFIEHPFASHGQQRTWMLEHVPYRYDWAYILEADERMTPELFAECLDVIANGDKASYYVAERVMFMGSWIRRSTQFPRYQLRLLQRGKVWFDDYGHTEREIVDGPTGFLQATYPHYTCSKGLSRWIDKHNRYSTDEAAETLRQLQSGRVDWRAMVWGKSEVERRRALKDLSLRLPLRPLTRWLYMMFILGGWRDGRAGLAWCTLQAFYEYLIVLKARELMHPEYLTGVQPEEPTTVSNSSQSVEEHGSVASSIAVPPMQ
- a CDS encoding ATP-dependent Clp protease proteolytic subunit; translated protein: MSLEIKAVQAPYGDATYRTPPPDLPSLLLKERIVYLGLPLFSGDDIKQQVGIDVTELIIAQLLFLQFDDPDKPIFFYINSTGTSWHDGNMIGYDTEAFAICDTMNYIKPPVHTICIGQAMGSAAVILAAGTKGYRASLPHARIVLNQPRSGAQGQATDIEIRAKEVLDNKRSMMSILAKSTGKTLEQVLRDSDRMFYMNPEEAKEYGIIDRVLSSRKELPVPAGAGL
- a CDS encoding CsbD family protein yields the protein MSIEDRVKATAQNIEGKVQAAAGEITGDTRSKAEGHAKQAEAQATHAKEDVKDAMKKAID